One segment of Cottoperca gobio chromosome 24, fCotGob3.1, whole genome shotgun sequence DNA contains the following:
- the LOC115003800 gene encoding gap junction Cx32.2 protein-like, producing MAEWSFLSELLDKVQSHSTVGGKVWMSVLFLFRIFILAAGVDNIWGDEQAKMDCNTRSPGCRNACYDRSFPLSHTRFWVLQILIVSTPTLVYLGHVLLVIRRENKLRRRLVQKLCKNGMIKAPKYSDIHGKVQLKGILLVSYMMQLLFKVLLEAGFIVGQYYVYGFILMPHNISYSDYPCPSPVLCFISRPTEKTIFIVFMLAMAVLSVILNIVEMLHLMISKMTKKRSSGSEMYTLNKPDHTLTEEVTPC from the coding sequence ATGGCGGAGTGGTCCTTCCTGTCTGAACTGTTGGACAAGGTGCAGTCACACTCTACTGTCGGGGGGAAGGTCTGGATGAGTGTTCTTTTCCTCTTCAGAATCTTCATCTTAGCTGCCGGCGTTGATAACATATGGGGAGACGAACAAGCAAAAATGGACTGTAACACCAGAAGCCCTGGCTGCAGGAACGCCTGCTATGACCGATCCTTCCCTTTGTCTCACACGCGCTTCTGGGTCCTCCAGATCCTCATCGTCTCTACTCCAACACTCGTGTATCTGGGCCACGTCCTGCTGGTGATTCGCAGAGAAAACAAGCTTAGGAGACGCCTGGTGCAGAAACTCTGTAAGAACGGGATGATTAAAGCGCCTAAGTATTCAGATATACATGGCAAAGTGCAGCTCAAGGGCATCCTGCTGGTCAGCTACATGATGCAGCTGCTGTTCAAGGTCCTGCTTGAAGCGGGATTCATTGTGGGCCAGTACTACGTCTACGGCTTCATACTTATgcctcataacatctcatattCCGACTACCCCTGTCCGTCACCGGTACTCTGCTTCATAAGTCGTCCCACAGAGAAAACCATCTTCATTGTCTTTATGTTGGCGATGGCCGTCCTCTCTGTGATCCTCAACATCGTGGAGATGCTCCACCTGATGATCTCAAAGATGACGAAGAAGAGGAGCAGTGGCTCAGAGATGTACACTCTCAATAAACCTGATCACACTTTAACTGAGGAAGTTACACCTTGTTGA